One stretch of Rhipicephalus microplus isolate Deutch F79 unplaced genomic scaffold, USDA_Rmic scaffold_84, whole genome shotgun sequence DNA includes these proteins:
- the LOC142790225 gene encoding uncharacterized protein LOC142790225, with protein sequence MLSNPFCFLIQVAAVFLGGQHSPIDHASATVTSKEWTCAQVPDRATRADGCIDDVASLPFVTPPAWHRSSTTSCHVDAQALIKSLTPPLFTSGPGSSKPDGMLSNPFCFLIQVAAVFLGGQHSPIDHASATVTSKEWTCAQVPDRATRADGCIDDVASLPFVTPPAWHRSSTTSCHVDAQALIKSLTPPLFTSGPGSSKPDGMLSNPFCFLIQVAAVFLGGQHSPIDHASATVTSKEWTCAQVPDRATRADGCIDDVASLPFVTPPAWHRSSTTSCHVDAQALIKSLTPPLFTSGPGSSKPDGMLSNPFCFLIQVAAVFLGGQHSPIDHASATVTSKEWTCAQVPDRATRADGCIDDVASLPFVTPPAWHRSSTTSCHVDAQALIKSLTPPLFTSGPGSSKPDGMLSNPFCFLIQVGDCSLAYSYRSDDRFLLLLPCPRFAKHIFMRFSSVIVNLLVCGDIESNPGPSDKDLLAQLLAGQNKISATVENIQANQKKFESKITTLAEKINGIEQQLSSLNKLTTQVNDMEKVISHQSAALASLIEKVDDLENRSRRNNLIIYGLDETSVESSEELEKKVVEGIFLEKLQVPTPAIERIHRLGFKGAKTRPVILKFLNYREKESILRKSYKLKGTSLSLSQDFSKRVREIRKNLWNSATEDRARGGKVKLVHDKLCVDGTFYTWNDERNERCQLNKAPRK encoded by the coding sequence ATGCTCAGCAACCCTTTCTGCTTTTTAATACAGGTTGCAGCTGTCTTTCTCGGAGGACAGCACTCACCTATCGACCATGCTTCAGCTACTGTGACAAGCAAAGAATGGACATGCGCCCAGGTACCAGATCGCGCGACACGTGCGGATGgctgcatcgacgatgtggcgtcactcccctttgtcacgccgCCTGCCTGGCACCGAAGTTCAACGACGTCATGTCACGTGGACGCTCAAGCTCTTATAAAAAGCCTCACACCGCCGTTATTcaccagtgggccaggcagcagcaaaCCGGACGGAATGCTCAGCAACCCTTTCTGCTTTTTAATACAGGTTGCAGCTGTCTTTCTCGGAGGACAGCACTCACCTATCGACCATGCTTCAGCTACTGTGACAAGCAAAGAATGGACATGCGCCCAGGTACCAGATCGCGCGACACGTGCGGATGgctgcatcgacgatgtggcgtcactcccctttgtcacgccgCCTGCCTGGCACCGAAGTTCAACGACGTCATGTCACGTGGACGCTCAAGCTCTTATAAAAAGCCTCACACCGCCGTTATTcaccagtgggccaggcagcagcaaaCCGGACGGAATGCTCAGCAACCCTTTCTGCTTTTTAATACAGGTTGCAGCTGTCTTTCTCGGAGGACAGCACTCACCTATCGACCATGCTTCAGCTACTGTGACAAGCAAAGAATGGACATGCGCCCAGGTACCAGATCGCGCGACACGTGCGGATGgctgcatcgacgatgtggcgtcactcccctttgtcacgccgCCTGCCTGGCACCGAAGTTCAACGACGTCATGTCACGTGGACGCTCAAGCTCTTATAAAAAGCCTCACACCGCCGTTATTcaccagtgggccaggcagcagcaaaCCGGACGGAATGCTCAGCAACCCTTTCTGCTTTTTAATACAGGTTGCAGCTGTCTTTCTCGGAGGACAGCACTCACCTATCGACCATGCTTCAGCTACTGTGACAAGCAAAGAATGGACATGCGCCCAGGTACCAGATCGCGCGACACGTGCGGATGgctgcatcgacgatgtggcgtcactcccctttgtcacgccgCCTGCCTGGCACCGAAGTTCAACGACGTCATGTCACGTGGACGCTCAAGCTCTTATAAAAAGCCTCACACCGCCGTTATTcaccagtgggccaggcagcagcaaaCCGGACGGAATGCTCAGCAACCCTTTCTGCTTTTTAATACAGGTTGGTGATTGCTCATTAGCTTACTCGTACCGTAGTGATGACCGGTTCTTATTGCTGCTGCCCTGCCCACGTTTTGCTAAACATATTTTTATGCGCTTTTCTTCTGTTATCGTAAACTTGTTGGTATGTGGTGACATCGAGTCGAATCCCGGTCCGTCTGATAAAGATCTGCTGGCGCAGCTATTAGCCGGCCAAAATAAAATTAGTGCTACCGTAGAAAATATCCAAGCCAACCAAAAGAAATTTGAGAGTAAGATCACTACCTTAGCTGAAAAGATTAACGGGATAGAACAGCAGCTTTCCAGCCTCAATAAATTAACAACTCAAGTAAACGACATGGAGAAGGTTATTTCACATCAGAGTGCTGCATTAGCCTCACTCATTGAAAAAGTAGATGACCTAGAGAACAGAAGTCGCAGAAATAACTTAATAATATATGGCTTGGATGAGACGTCGGTAGAATCTAGTGAGGAGCTAGAAAAGAAAGTTGTAGAAGGTATTTTCTTGGAAAAACTGCAAGTACCGACTCCCGCTATAGAAAGAATTCATAGGCTTGGCTTCAAGGGTGCAAAAACTCGCCCCGTAATCCTTAAATTCTTGAATTATCGTGAAAAGGAAAGCATTCTCAGAAAATCCTATAAATTAAAAGGCacatccctctctctttctcaggATTTCTCCAAGCGAGTGCGAGAGATACGAAAAAATCTTTGGAACAGTGCAACAGAAGATAGAGCAAGGGGTGGTAAAGTCAAACTCGTTCATGACAAACTTTGTGTCGATGGTACTTTTTACACGTGGAATGACGAGAGAAATGAACGCTGTCAACTAAATAAAGCACCTCGTAAATGA